From a single Fusobacterium pseudoperiodonticum genomic region:
- a CDS encoding ABC transporter permease, whose amino-acid sequence MYYIKKIFRMLLSVFSIGTFSFLLLELIPGDPETTILGLEASAKDLENLREQLGLNLSFGTRYWNWLCGVFQGDLGISFKYKEPVFKLILERLPLTLKIAFISIFIIFLVSIPLSFFLHNTKSKRIKKIGESIFSIFISIPSFWLGIIFMYLFGIILKWTSTGYNNSWQSLILPCIVISIPKIGWISMHLYSNLYKELREDYIKYLYSNGMKKIYLNFYILKNAFLPIIPLTGMLLLELITGVVIIEQIFSIPGIGRLLVQSVLMRDIPLIQGLIFYTSTFVVLLNFVIDILYSLLDPRIQVGDQ is encoded by the coding sequence ATGTATTATATAAAAAAAATTTTCAGAATGCTTTTAAGTGTTTTTTCCATTGGAACCTTTTCTTTTTTACTTTTAGAATTGATTCCTGGAGATCCAGAAACTACTATTTTAGGACTAGAAGCAAGTGCTAAAGATCTTGAAAATTTAAGAGAACAATTAGGGTTAAATCTAAGCTTTGGAACAAGGTATTGGAATTGGCTTTGTGGAGTTTTTCAAGGTGATTTAGGGATTTCTTTCAAATACAAAGAGCCTGTATTTAAGCTAATTTTAGAAAGACTTCCCTTGACACTTAAAATTGCTTTTATTTCTATATTTATTATTTTCTTGGTATCTATACCTTTATCGTTTTTTTTACACAATACTAAGAGTAAAAGAATTAAAAAGATAGGAGAATCTATTTTTAGCATATTTATTTCTATACCTTCTTTTTGGTTAGGAATTATATTTATGTACTTATTTGGAATCATCTTAAAATGGACATCAACAGGATACAATAACTCTTGGCAGTCATTAATACTTCCATGTATAGTTATTTCAATTCCTAAAATAGGTTGGATAAGTATGCACTTATATTCAAATTTATATAAAGAGTTAAGAGAAGATTATATTAAATATCTTTATTCTAATGGAATGAAAAAAATTTATTTAAATTTTTACATATTAAAAAATGCTTTTTTACCAATTATTCCTTTAACAGGAATGCTACTATTAGAATTAATTACTGGAGTTGTTATCATAGAACAAATTTTTTCTATCCCTGGAATTGGAAGACTTCTAGTGCAATCTGTTTTAATGAGAGATATTCCTTTAATACAAGGTTTGATTTTTTATACATCAACTTTTGTGGTTCTTTTAAATTTTGTAATAGACATACTATATTCTTTATTAGACCCAAGAATCCAAGTAGGTGATCAATAA
- a CDS encoding ABC transporter permease, with protein MKKWQYFILILVGIIFCISFYQNPYKISENFTLLKPSFQHILGTDNLGRDIFSRLLLGTFHSIFLAFSAILLAAIVGSILGAVAGYFGGYIDEFFLFISEIFMSIPVILITLGIIVLLNNGFHSIILALFVLYMPRTLSYVRGLVKREKHKNYIKIARIYGVSNFRIMRRHIAPNIILPILVNFSTNFAGAILTEASLGYLGFGIQPPYPTLGNMLNESQSYFLLAPWFTILPGLMILFLVYKINQISRKYQEKK; from the coding sequence ATGAAAAAATGGCAATATTTTATATTAATTCTAGTAGGAATTATATTCTGTATTTCCTTTTATCAAAATCCATATAAGATTTCAGAAAACTTTACTTTATTAAAGCCTAGTTTTCAACATATTTTAGGAACGGATAATTTAGGAAGAGATATTTTTAGTCGTCTATTACTAGGAACTTTCCATAGTATTTTTCTTGCTTTTAGTGCTATTTTATTAGCAGCCATTGTTGGAAGTATACTAGGTGCAGTTGCAGGATATTTTGGTGGCTATATTGATGAGTTTTTTCTGTTTATTTCAGAAATATTTATGTCAATCCCAGTAATTTTAATTACTTTAGGAATTATTGTACTTCTGAATAATGGTTTTCATTCTATTATTTTGGCACTTTTTGTTTTATACATGCCAAGAACACTTTCTTATGTTAGAGGTTTAGTAAAAAGAGAAAAACATAAAAACTATATCAAGATAGCAAGAATCTATGGGGTTAGTAATTTCAGAATTATGAGGAGACATATTGCTCCTAATATTATACTTCCAATTCTAGTAAACTTCTCGACAAATTTTGCAGGTGCTATTCTAACTGAAGCCAGTTTAGGATATTTAGGTTTTGGAATACAACCTCCTTATCCTACTTTAGGAAATATGTTAAATGAATCACAATCTTATTTCTTGTTAGCACCTTGGTTTACAATCTTACCAGGACTTATGATTTTATTTTTAGTCTATAAGATAAATCAAATTTCAAGAAAATATCAGGAGAAAAAGTAA
- a CDS encoding dipeptide/oligopeptide/nickel ABC transporter ATP-binding protein, protein MEILKIKNLNLKIREKEILKNVSLEIKEGEVIGLIGESGSGKTIFTKYILGILPLAAQYTQETFEVVPKVGAIFQNAFTSLNPTMKIGKQLKHLYVSHYGTQENWKEKIESLLEDVGLDKNRNFLDKYPYELSGGEQQRIVIMGALIGEPSFLIADEVTTALDVETKIEVVKFFKRLREKFKISILFITHDLSTLKNFADKIYVMYHGEIVGEDHPYRKQLFQLSQDVWRRKK, encoded by the coding sequence ATGGAAATACTAAAAATAAAAAATCTAAATCTTAAAATTCGTGAAAAAGAAATCTTAAAAAATGTTTCTTTAGAAATAAAAGAGGGAGAAGTCATAGGATTAATAGGAGAATCAGGAAGTGGGAAAACTATTTTTACAAAATATATTTTAGGTATACTTCCTTTAGCAGCTCAGTATACTCAAGAAACTTTTGAAGTTGTTCCAAAAGTAGGAGCTATTTTTCAAAATGCTTTTACTTCCTTAAACCCAACAATGAAAATAGGAAAACAATTAAAACATCTTTATGTTTCTCACTATGGGACACAAGAAAATTGGAAAGAGAAAATAGAGAGCTTATTAGAAGATGTTGGTTTAGATAAAAATAGAAATTTTTTAGATAAATACCCTTATGAATTAAGTGGTGGAGAACAACAGAGAATTGTTATTATGGGAGCTTTGATAGGTGAGCCTAGTTTTTTAATTGCAGATGAAGTAACAACTGCTTTAGATGTAGAAACAAAAATAGAAGTTGTTAAATTTTTTAAAAGATTACGTGAAAAATTTAAAATATCAATTTTATTTATAACTCATGATTTATCTACTTTAAAAAATTTTGCTGACAAAATCTATGTGATGTATCATGGGGAAATTGTTGGTGAAGATCATCCTTATAGAAAACAATTATTTCAACTTTCTCAAGATGTTTGGAGGAGAAAAAAATAA
- a CDS encoding dipeptide/oligopeptide/nickel ABC transporter ATP-binding protein, which yields MLLTVENLTKVYVKKKILNNVSFSLKKGEILGVLGKSGAGKSTIGKILLQLSRPTTGTILFEGKVLSEVPRRDIQAIFQDPYSALNPSLKIGEILEEPLIANRVFQNKEERRKKVEETLVKVGLLESDYEKYPEELSGGQQQRVCIAGAIILSPKLIICDEPIASLDLAIQVQILDLIQKINQEEGISFIFITHNLPAVYRIADRILLLYRGEVQEIQEVEEFFKNPKSEYGKKFLKTLNLIKNF from the coding sequence ATGCTATTGACTGTGGAAAATTTAACTAAAGTATATGTAAAAAAGAAAATATTAAATAATGTTTCATTTTCATTAAAGAAAGGTGAAATTTTAGGAGTGCTAGGGAAGTCTGGTGCTGGGAAATCAACTATAGGAAAAATATTACTTCAATTATCAAGACCAACAACAGGGACTATCTTATTTGAAGGAAAAGTCCTATCAGAAGTTCCTAGAAGAGATATTCAAGCAATTTTTCAAGATCCTTATAGTGCATTGAATCCAAGTTTAAAAATAGGTGAGATTTTAGAAGAACCCCTTATAGCCAATAGAGTATTTCAAAATAAGGAAGAAAGAAGAAAAAAAGTTGAAGAAACTCTCGTAAAAGTAGGACTTTTAGAGTCTGATTATGAGAAGTATCCTGAAGAATTATCAGGAGGACAGCAACAAAGAGTTTGTATTGCAGGAGCAATTATCCTGTCTCCAAAATTAATTATTTGTGATGAACCTATTGCTTCTTTGGATTTAGCAATTCAAGTACAGATACTAGATTTAATTCAAAAAATAAATCAAGAAGAAGGAATCAGTTTTATTTTTATCACACATAATCTACCAGCTGTCTATAGAATTGCTGATAGAATATTGCTTTTGTATCGTGGAGAAGTACAAGAAATTCAAGAAGTTGAAGAATTTTTTAAAAATCCTAAAAGTGAGTATGGGAAAAAATTCTTAAAGACTTTAAACTTAATTAAAAATTTTTAA
- the rpmF gene encoding 50S ribosomal protein L32 has product MAVPKKKTSKAKKNMRRSHHALTAIGLVTCEKCGAPKRQHRVCLECGDYKGSQVLETAE; this is encoded by the coding sequence ATGGCAGTACCTAAGAAAAAGACTTCTAAAGCTAAAAAGAATATGAGAAGATCTCACCATGCACTAACTGCAATAGGTTTAGTAACTTGTGAAAAATGTGGAGCTCCTAAAAGACAACATAGAGTTTGTTTAGAATGTGGAGATTATAAAGGATCTCAAGTTTTAGAAACAGCTGAGTAA
- a CDS encoding Fe-S-containing protein → MLKFYIDVINYLAIFAFLLGIITALLVKYKKLYLNIVVGLISLVGLACSVTMTVFKQLYPQKMVKISLQYNRWALAIGMLFMLVALVLQIIKTFRKCENDKLCIASAISIIFSTVAVWFLGFTIIPQVYAMTKEFVAFGENSFGTQSLLRLGGFLLGLLTIFLIALSVQKVYFRLKPCLAKVFALAIFFVGSMDFFLRGVSALARLRLLKSSNPFVFNVMILEDKSTTYIAILFAIVACIFSFLLFKDSRKVVGTFKNNALLRLEKARLKNNKHWLSSLAFFSILSVFAITVIHSHITKPVALTPPQPYQEEGNMIVIPLTDVEDGHLHRFSYTATGGNNVRFIVVKKPKGGSYGIGLDACDICGLAGYYERNDEVVCKRCDVVMNKSTIGFKGGCNPVPFEYEIKDKKIYIDKATLEKEKDRFPVGD, encoded by the coding sequence ATGCTAAAATTTTATATAGATGTAATAAATTATCTAGCGATTTTTGCATTTCTTTTAGGTATTATCACAGCACTATTAGTAAAATATAAGAAGCTATATTTAAATATAGTTGTAGGCTTAATTTCATTAGTAGGGCTTGCTTGTTCTGTAACAATGACTGTATTTAAGCAGTTGTACCCACAGAAAATGGTTAAAATATCATTACAGTATAATCGGTGGGCATTGGCAATAGGAATGTTATTTATGCTTGTAGCCTTAGTTCTACAAATCATAAAGACATTTAGAAAGTGTGAGAACGATAAACTTTGTATAGCTTCAGCTATAAGTATAATCTTCTCAACAGTCGCAGTTTGGTTTTTAGGATTTACAATAATTCCTCAGGTCTATGCTATGACAAAAGAGTTTGTTGCCTTTGGTGAAAATTCTTTTGGGACACAATCTTTACTTAGATTAGGAGGATTTCTATTAGGACTATTAACAATATTCTTAATTGCTCTATCAGTTCAAAAAGTGTATTTTCGTTTAAAACCATGTTTGGCTAAAGTATTTGCTTTAGCAATTTTCTTTGTGGGAAGTATGGACTTCTTTTTAAGAGGAGTGTCAGCTCTTGCAAGACTAAGACTTTTAAAGTCAAGTAATCCATTTGTTTTTAATGTTATGATACTTGAGGATAAAAGTACTACCTATATAGCAATACTATTTGCAATAGTAGCTTGTATTTTCTCTTTCCTATTATTTAAGGATAGTAGAAAGGTAGTTGGAACATTTAAAAATAATGCTCTATTAAGATTGGAAAAAGCAAGATTAAAAAATAATAAACATTGGCTTTCAAGCCTAGCTTTCTTCTCAATATTATCTGTGTTTGCAATAACAGTAATACATAGTCATATAACAAAACCTGTTGCTTTAACTCCGCCTCAACCATATCAAGAGGAAGGAAATATGATAGTTATTCCTTTAACAGATGTTGAAGATGGACATTTACATAGATTCTCATATACAGCAACTGGTGGAAATAATGTAAGATTCATAGTTGTTAAGAAACCAAAAGGTGGAAGCTATGGAATAGGACTTGATGCTTGTGATATCTGTGGACTTGCAGGATATTATGAAAGAAATGATGAAGTTGTCTGCAAACGTTGTGATGTTGTAATGAACAAATCAACAATCGGTTTCAAAGGTGGATGTAATCCAGTACCATTTGAATATGAAATTAAAGATAAGAAAATATATATAGATAAAGCGACTTTAGAAAAAGAAAAAGATCGTTTTCCAGTGGGTGATTAA
- a CDS encoding ABC transporter permease, with product MFWRMVKGTLFRQRSKMLMIAFTVALGVSLATAMMNVMLGVGDKVNKELKTYGANITVMHKDASILDDLYGISGETVSNKFLLESEIPKIKQIFWGFAIVDFAPYLERTGEIKGVSDKVKIYGTWFEKHLVMPTGEETDAGIKNLKTWWEVKGEWLNDDDLDGVMVGSLIAGKNNLKVGDTIEVKGTNETKKLTIRGIINSGGNDDEAIYTALKTTQDLFGLEGKITMIDVSALTTPDNDLARKAAQDPNSLTISEYETWYCTAYVSSISYQLQEVLTDSVAKPNRQVAESEGTILNKTELLMLLICILSSFASALGISNLITASVIERSQEIGLIKAIGGTNRRIILLILTEVVLTGILGGIFGYLAGIGFTQIIGKTVFSSYIDPAVIVVPIDIALVFAVTIIGSIPAIRYLLTLKPTEVLHGR from the coding sequence ATGTTTTGGAGAATGGTAAAAGGAACATTATTTAGACAGAGAAGTAAAATGCTTATGATAGCATTTACAGTTGCATTAGGAGTATCGCTTGCAACAGCTATGATGAATGTTATGCTGGGAGTTGGAGATAAAGTTAACAAGGAATTGAAAACTTATGGTGCCAATATCACAGTAATGCATAAAGATGCTTCTATACTTGATGATTTATATGGTATAAGTGGAGAAACAGTTTCTAATAAATTTTTGTTAGAATCTGAAATTCCAAAAATAAAACAAATATTCTGGGGCTTTGCAATAGTTGACTTTGCTCCATATTTAGAAAGAACAGGAGAAATAAAAGGAGTATCTGATAAGGTTAAAATCTATGGAACTTGGTTTGAAAAACATTTAGTTATGCCAACAGGTGAAGAAACTGATGCAGGTATAAAGAACTTAAAAACTTGGTGGGAAGTAAAAGGTGAATGGCTAAATGATGATGACTTAGATGGAGTTATGGTAGGTAGCCTTATAGCTGGAAAAAACAATTTAAAAGTTGGAGATACAATAGAAGTAAAAGGAACAAATGAAACTAAGAAACTTACTATAAGAGGAATAATAAATTCAGGTGGAAATGATGATGAGGCAATCTATACTGCTTTAAAGACTACTCAAGATTTATTTGGACTTGAAGGGAAAATCACTATGATAGATGTTTCTGCTTTAACAACTCCTGATAACGACTTGGCAAGAAAGGCAGCTCAAGATCCAAATAGTTTAACAATTTCTGAATATGAAACTTGGTATTGTACTGCTTATGTAAGCTCAATCAGTTATCAATTACAAGAAGTTTTAACTGATAGTGTGGCAAAACCTAATAGACAGGTTGCTGAGTCAGAAGGAACTATCTTGAATAAGACAGAGCTTCTAATGCTACTTATTTGTATATTAAGTTCATTTGCTTCAGCTCTTGGAATTTCTAACTTGATAACAGCTTCTGTTATTGAAAGAAGCCAAGAAATTGGACTTATAAAAGCAATAGGTGGAACAAATAGAAGAATAATTTTACTTATATTAACTGAGGTAGTTTTAACGGGAATTTTAGGTGGAATATTTGGATATCTTGCAGGTATAGGATTTACTCAAATAATAGGAAAAACAGTTTTCTCATCATATATAGATCCAGCTGTTATAGTCGTACCAATAGATATTGCACTTGTGTTTGCTGTTACAATAATTGGAAGTATCCCTGCAATCAGATACTTACTAACTTTAAAACCAACAGAAGTATTACATGGAAGATAG
- a CDS encoding ABC transporter permease has translation MTKKQMYIKLVVSSLIRRKARMIVALLAVAIGATIMSGLVTIYYDIPRQLGKEFRSYGANFVVLPSGNEKITETEFDKIKTEMSTQKVVGMAPYRYETTKINQQPYILTGTDMIEVKKNSPFWYIEGEWATNDDENNVMIGKEISKKLNLQIGETFIIEGPKAGAKVVASKQSDSAEESKKKDLNSDFYSKKLKVKGIITTGGAEESFIFLPISLLNEILEDDTKIDSIECSIEADSKQLESLATKLKAADENITARPIKRVTQSQDIVLGKLQALVLLVNIVVLILTMISVSTTMMAVVAERRKEIGLKKALGAYDSEIKKEFLGEGSALGFIGGLLGVGLGFVFAQEVSLSVFGRAIEFQWLFAPITIIVSMIITTLACLYPVKKAMEIEPALVLKGE, from the coding sequence ATGACTAAGAAACAAATGTATATAAAATTGGTTGTAAGTTCTCTTATTAGAAGAAAAGCAAGAATGATAGTTGCTTTACTTGCTGTGGCAATAGGGGCTACAATAATGTCAGGACTTGTAACTATATATTATGATATTCCAAGACAATTAGGAAAAGAATTTAGATCTTATGGTGCAAACTTTGTTGTGTTACCATCAGGAAATGAGAAGATAACTGAGACAGAGTTCGATAAAATAAAAACAGAGATGTCAACACAAAAAGTTGTAGGAATGGCACCATATAGATATGAAACAACTAAAATCAATCAGCAACCATATATACTAACTGGTACTGATATGATAGAAGTTAAAAAGAACAGTCCATTCTGGTATATTGAAGGTGAATGGGCTACAAATGATGATGAAAATAATGTAATGATAGGTAAGGAAATTTCTAAGAAATTAAATCTGCAAATTGGAGAAACTTTCATTATTGAAGGACCAAAGGCAGGAGCAAAAGTTGTTGCTTCTAAGCAATCTGACAGTGCAGAAGAAAGTAAGAAAAAAGACTTAAATTCTGATTTCTATTCTAAAAAATTAAAAGTTAAAGGAATAATCACAACAGGTGGAGCAGAAGAATCTTTTATCTTTTTACCTATATCACTTTTAAATGAAATTTTAGAAGATGACACTAAGATAGACAGTATTGAATGTTCAATAGAAGCTGACTCAAAACAATTAGAAAGTTTAGCAACTAAATTAAAAGCAGCTGATGAGAATATCACAGCTAGACCTATAAAGAGAGTTACTCAATCTCAAGATATAGTTCTAGGTAAACTACAAGCTTTAGTTTTACTTGTTAATATAGTTGTTTTAATACTTACTATGATTTCAGTTAGTACAACTATGATGGCAGTTGTTGCTGAAAGAAGAAAAGAAATAGGACTTAAAAAAGCTCTTGGAGCCTACGACAGTGAAATTAAGAAGGAATTTTTAGGTGAAGGTTCAGCACTTGGTTTCATAGGAGGACTTTTAGGAGTTGGATTAGGTTTTGTGTTTGCACAAGAAGTTAGTTTAAGCGTGTTTGGTAGGGCAATAGAATTTCAATGGTTATTTGCTCCTATAACTATTATTGTGTCTATGATTATAACAACATTGGCTTGTCTATATCCTGTTAAAAAGGCAATGGAAATTGAGCCAGCATTGGTATTAAAAGGAGAGTAG
- a CDS encoding ABC transporter ATP-binding protein → MDNREVLLEVKNVSKIYGDLHALKEVSFQVRKGEWVAIMGSSGSGKSTMMNIIGCMDKPSVGEVILDGQDITKESQNSLTKIRREKIGLIFQQFHLIPYLTALENVMVAQYYHSIPDEQEALQALERVGLKDRAKHLPSQLSGGEQQRVCIARALINSPEIILADEPTGNLDEVNEKIVIDILTQLHEEGSTIIVVTHDLEVGDVAERKIILEYGKIVNDIDQKQFGKKKQS, encoded by the coding sequence ATGGATAATCGTGAAGTTTTATTAGAAGTAAAAAACGTTTCTAAAATATATGGTGATTTGCATGCTTTAAAAGAAGTAAGTTTCCAAGTAAGAAAAGGTGAATGGGTTGCTATAATGGGTTCATCAGGTTCAGGTAAGTCAACTATGATGAATATTATAGGTTGTATGGATAAACCAAGCGTAGGAGAAGTTATCTTAGATGGACAAGATATAACAAAAGAAAGTCAAAATTCTTTGACAAAAATAAGAAGGGAAAAAATTGGATTAATATTCCAACAATTCCACTTAATTCCATATTTAACTGCTCTTGAAAATGTGATGGTTGCTCAATACTATCATAGTATTCCTGATGAACAAGAAGCATTACAAGCACTTGAAAGAGTTGGATTAAAAGATAGAGCAAAACATTTACCTAGTCAACTTTCTGGAGGAGAACAACAAAGAGTTTGTATAGCAAGAGCCTTGATAAATAGCCCTGAAATAATTCTTGCTGATGAACCGACAGGAAACCTTGATGAAGTAAACGAAAAAATTGTTATAGATATACTTACACAACTTCATGAAGAAGGATCAACAATTATTGTTGTAACACATGATTTGGAAGTTGGAGATGTGGCAGAGAGAAAAATAATATTAGAATATGGAAAAATTGTAAATGATATAGATCAAAAACAATTTGGAAAGAAAAAACAATCTTAA
- a CDS encoding FMN-binding protein, which produces MKKYLLVGMVVALSLLTACGKKDFSKMSFNDGEYQGHFNNDDKDHPSTADVVLTIQDGKIVACTAEFRDGKGNIKGDDYGKEAGDEKYKKAQIAVEGFSTYADKLVEVQDPNEVDAVSGATVSNKEFKEAVWDALEKAKK; this is translated from the coding sequence ATGAAAAAGTATTTATTAGTTGGAATGGTAGTAGCATTATCTTTATTAACAGCTTGTGGAAAAAAAGATTTCTCTAAGATGTCTTTTAATGATGGGGAATATCAAGGACATTTTAATAATGATGACAAGGATCACCCAAGTACAGCTGATGTTGTTCTTACAATACAAGATGGTAAAATAGTAGCTTGTACAGCTGAATTTAGAGATGGAAAAGGAAATATAAAAGGTGATGACTACGGAAAAGAAGCTGGAGATGAAAAATATAAGAAAGCTCAAATAGCTGTTGAAGGTTTTTCAACTTATGCTGATAAGTTAGTAGAAGTACAAGATCCAAATGAAGTTGATGCTGTATCAGGTGCAACTGTTTCTAACAAAGAGTTTAAAGAAGCAGTATGGGATGCACTAGAAAAAGCTAAAAAATAA
- a CDS encoding DUF4418 family protein, which translates to MKKNILEKLALILSVVLFLVPKYIAPVCGPKEDGSHMACYFSGNAVMKIAVAIFIITLVMILLSRVKIVKIIGAVATIVLSAYVYLVPHGMSGLQNEMGKPFGVCKIDTMQCHIHHTFEIATGIAVVIGLLMVFSLISTFLKKED; encoded by the coding sequence ATGAAAAAAAACATTTTAGAAAAATTAGCTCTAATTTTATCAGTAGTATTATTTTTAGTTCCTAAGTACATTGCACCAGTATGTGGACCAAAGGAAGATGGCTCTCACATGGCTTGTTATTTTAGTGGAAATGCTGTAATGAAAATAGCTGTGGCAATATTTATTATAACTTTAGTTATGATTTTACTTTCAAGAGTGAAAATTGTAAAAATAATAGGAGCTGTAGCAACTATAGTTTTATCAGCTTATGTATATTTAGTACCTCATGGAATGTCAGGACTTCAAAATGAAATGGGAAAACCATTTGGAGTTTGTAAAATAGATACAATGCAATGTCATATACACCACACTTTTGAAATAGCAACAGGTATAGCAGTTGTAATAGGACTTTTAATGGTATTCAGTTTAATCTCTACTTTTTTAAAGAAGGAAGACTAG
- a CDS encoding ABC transporter permease, with translation MSKRIDANSLAMENIRQRKTRSTCMILLVALFSIIVYMGSMFSLSLSKGLESLSDRLGADVIVVPAGYKAEIESVLLKGEPSTFYLPADTMDKLKKFDEIEKMTAQTYVATLSASCCSYPVQIIGIDIDTDFLIYPWITHNIDKELKDGEAIVGSHVIGEKGETVHFFNEELKIVGRLKQTGIGFDATVFVNQNTAKKLARASERITANKVAEEDVISSVMIKVKPGVDSVKLASKISKELSKEGIFAMFSKKFVNSISSNLKVLATSVLILVVAIWLLSVIILSISFTAIFNERKKEMAVLRVLGASKKMLRNIIIKEAVILSLIGAGIGSFLGFILSIIELPLIASKFSMPFLSPSIMQYIGIFILSFVLAVIIGPLSTVRVVKKLTDKDSYLSLREEM, from the coding sequence ATGAGTAAAAGAATAGATGCAAATAGTTTAGCCATGGAGAATATAAGGCAAAGAAAAACTAGAAGCACTTGTATGATATTATTGGTTGCATTATTCAGTATCATAGTATATATGGGTTCTATGTTCTCACTTAGTTTGAGTAAAGGACTAGAAAGTCTATCTGACAGACTAGGAGCAGATGTAATAGTTGTCCCAGCAGGATATAAGGCAGAAATTGAGAGTGTTCTTCTAAAGGGAGAACCCTCAACTTTTTATCTGCCAGCTGACACTATGGATAAATTAAAAAAATTCGATGAGATAGAAAAGATGACAGCACAAACTTATGTTGCAACTCTTTCTGCTTCTTGTTGCTCATATCCTGTTCAAATAATAGGAATAGATATAGATACAGATTTCTTAATCTATCCTTGGATAACTCATAATATTGATAAGGAATTAAAAGATGGAGAAGCTATTGTTGGTAGCCATGTTATTGGAGAAAAAGGAGAAACAGTTCACTTCTTCAATGAAGAATTAAAAATTGTAGGAAGATTGAAACAAACAGGAATAGGTTTCGATGCCACTGTTTTTGTCAATCAAAATACTGCAAAAAAATTAGCAAGAGCTTCTGAAAGAATAACAGCTAACAAGGTTGCTGAAGAAGATGTTATTTCTTCTGTTATGATAAAGGTAAAACCTGGAGTAGATTCTGTAAAATTAGCTTCAAAAATATCAAAAGAACTATCAAAAGAAGGTATTTTTGCAATGTTCAGTAAGAAATTTGTAAATTCTATATCTTCTAATTTAAAAGTTCTAGCTACAAGTGTTTTAATTTTAGTAGTTGCAATTTGGCTATTATCAGTTATAATTTTAAGTATAAGTTTCACTGCAATATTTAATGAAAGAAAAAAAGAAATGGCTGTTTTAAGAGTGTTAGGTGCTTCAAAGAAGATGTTGAGAAACATTATTATAAAAGAGGCTGTAATATTATCCCTTATAGGAGCAGGAATAGGAAGTTTCTTAGGATTTATTCTATCTATTATAGAATTACCTTTGATAGCTTCAAAGTTCTCAATGCCATTCTTATCTCCAAGTATAATGCAGTATATAGGAATATTTATTTTAAGTTTTGTTTTAGCTGTTATTATAGGCCCTCTTTCAACAGTTAGAGTTGTAAAAAAACTGACTGATAAAGATAGTTACTTGAGTTTAAGAGAAGAAATGTAG
- a CDS encoding ABC transporter ATP-binding protein translates to MLEIKNISKSYNRQGKDFFAVKDVNLNISDGDFIHIIGRSGSGKSTFLNIVAGLLSADKGSLSLDGTNYMELPDEEKSEFRNKNIGFIPQSPALLSYLNVLENIRLPYDMYEKEGDSEGKARYFLNELGLEHLAKSYPKELSGGELRRIIIARALMTEPKILIADEPTSDLDIEATKEVMDLLKKINEKGTTVLVVTHELDTLKYGKKVYTMSEGILEDGKKL, encoded by the coding sequence ATGTTAGAAATAAAAAATATATCTAAGTCTTACAATAGACAGGGAAAAGATTTTTTTGCAGTTAAAGATGTAAACTTAAATATTTCAGATGGAGATTTCATTCATATAATTGGAAGAAGTGGAAGTGGAAAGTCAACTTTTTTAAATATAGTTGCTGGACTTTTATCAGCGGATAAGGGAAGTCTTTCACTTGATGGAACAAACTATATGGAACTTCCTGATGAAGAAAAATCTGAATTTAGAAATAAGAATATTGGCTTTATTCCACAATCACCAGCACTTTTATCTTATCTAAATGTTCTAGAAAATATTAGATTACCTTATGATATGTATGAAAAAGAAGGAGATTCTGAAGGAAAAGCTAGATATTTCTTAAATGAGTTAGGACTTGAGCACTTAGCAAAATCTTATCCTAAAGAATTATCAGGTGGAGAATTAAGAAGAATAATAATTGCTAGAGCTTTAATGACTGAGCCTAAAATACTTATTGCAGATGAACCAACTTCTGATTTGGATATAGAAGCAACTAAGGAAGTTATGGATTTATTAAAGAAAATCAATGAAAAAGGGACAACAGTCCTAGTGGTAACACACGAATTAGATACTTTAAAATATGGTAAAAAGGTCTATACTATGTCAGAGGGGATATTAGAAGACGGAAAGAAATTATAA